A stretch of the Desulfobacter sp. genome encodes the following:
- a CDS encoding IS256 family transposase, with the protein MTEENTEFDFQKAPKGIQEGKPFTGKGGVLTSLIKNLAEAALEGELESHLGQEVSANRRNGKSKKTIKSLDGKFELETPRDRAGTFSPQIVKKHQTTLSDEIERKIIALYGLGMSYNDMASHLQEIYGLEISNATLSTITDKIIHTVKEWQARPLENVYPIVWLDAIHYKVRENGKVGSKAVYTILGVNIEGRKEVLGLYISENEGANFWLQVLTDLSNRGVKDILIACVDGLKGFPEAIETIFPDTEVQLCVVHQIRNSLKYVGSKNKKEFMADLKRVYKAVNKDLAEEELDILENKWNDKYPIVIKSWRNNWERLSHFFKYPEEIRRIIYTTNTIEAVHRQFRKLTKTKGSFPNQDSLLKLLYMGIQNASKKWTMPIQNWSLTISQLAIFFEGRLDKELGI; encoded by the coding sequence ATGACCGAAGAAAACACCGAATTTGATTTTCAAAAAGCCCCTAAAGGCATCCAGGAAGGTAAACCCTTCACAGGTAAGGGCGGCGTCCTTACATCATTAATCAAAAATCTTGCTGAAGCTGCTCTTGAAGGAGAGTTGGAGTCCCATCTCGGGCAGGAAGTTTCTGCCAACCGCCGTAATGGAAAAAGCAAAAAGACCATTAAATCCCTGGATGGTAAATTTGAGCTGGAAACCCCGCGTGACAGGGCCGGAACCTTCTCTCCACAGATCGTCAAAAAACATCAGACAACGCTCAGCGATGAAATTGAAAGAAAGATAATAGCCCTTTACGGCCTGGGCATGAGTTATAATGATATGGCTTCCCATTTACAGGAAATCTATGGACTTGAGATTTCAAATGCCACTCTGAGCACCATTACCGATAAAATCATCCATACCGTCAAAGAATGGCAGGCCAGGCCGTTGGAAAATGTGTACCCAATCGTATGGCTTGATGCCATACATTATAAAGTACGAGAAAACGGAAAGGTCGGCAGCAAAGCCGTTTACACAATTCTTGGGGTGAATATCGAGGGCCGCAAAGAGGTTCTTGGGCTGTACATATCCGAGAATGAGGGTGCGAACTTCTGGCTGCAGGTGTTAACAGACCTTTCAAACCGAGGGGTAAAAGATATCCTGATTGCCTGTGTTGATGGTCTAAAAGGTTTTCCCGAGGCCATTGAGACCATATTCCCGGACACAGAAGTTCAACTCTGCGTAGTCCACCAGATCCGAAATTCATTGAAATACGTTGGTTCCAAAAATAAAAAGGAATTTATGGCAGATCTAAAACGTGTTTATAAAGCGGTCAATAAGGATCTGGCCGAAGAAGAACTGGATATCTTGGAAAATAAATGGAATGACAAATACCCGATTGTGATAAAATCCTGGCGGAACAACTGGGAACGCCTCAGTCATTTCTTTAAATATCCAGAAGAGATTCGACGGATAATATACACCACAAATACCATTGAGGCTGTGCATCGACAGTTTCGAAAACTGACCAAAACAAAGGGATCATTCCCGAACCAGGACAGCCTGTTAAAGCTGCTTTACATGGGGATCCAGAACGCCAGTAAAAAATGGACAATGCCGATTCAAAATTGGTCACTGACAATTTCCCAGTTGGCAATTTTCTTTGAAGGCCGGCTGGATAAAGAGCTGGGAATTTGA
- a CDS encoding autotransporter domain-containing protein, translating into MADTTSVDNAFSLTFDDKIKSASAGNWDGYFVGGTTTLNGDENAFRNIFIGAKTFDGAAVPDGSGGTVLLNGVSGASADLNITDTVSTSGKITIGSGSTYTLSGTHTHTGTDMTVNGQLNLNDGTFVNNASGGTQSIGSFNVDNGKTGTIQGTQNLSLGNSLIRGNLNVNSEITSTGTFTVDAEDTYTLSGTHTHTGTDMMINGSLNLNDGRLVNTAAGGGQTISILEVDAGKTGTLGGTQTTGVTTANIDGTLDYTATADTTFFTTNLAGTLNQNSANELALSTLNIGDGDTGIIRGAGTLAATNAILGNNSTLDNANNTFSIDTLTINAGDSATLGGTEAIDLTRANIDGTLNFTATADTGFATADLAGTLNQNSAGSLTLTTLNVANGDAANISGAGTGNLSIETSNISGDLNLSHDIISTGTFTVDAEDTYTLSGTHTHTGTDMMINGSLNLSDGRLVNTATGGAQSISTLEVDTGKTGTLGGTQTTGVTTADIDGTLNFTATAETTFTTANLAGTLNQNSAANLGLSILNIGDGETGLIGGTGILAATNAILGNNSILNNANAGFSIETLTINAGDSATLGGTQATDLALANIDGSLNYTATTDTRFANIHLAGTLNQNSAANLGLSTLNIGDGETGLIGGTGILTATNAILGNNSTLNNANAGFSIETLTINAGDSATLGGTQATDLAFANIDGTLNYTATTDTRFTNTHLAGTLNQNSAANLTLTSLNVAADKTAMISGAGAGDLIFTDAQVNGTLCIDRPVFANNPFVVGNTGILKLFHTITPGNKISNYGTLAVDAGDTATILGDYTQAGNGKIQVDAVSASSYGKVRVTGTADLSANNLINVNVTAHDTLAVNDALNAVLSANTLVVDQNRFEVEDNSAMWKFIPTFDNDMIDLTVLRQLTCAQAVNDSSQVSNPVAAGAAGVLDDLVVSGTVTPDMQAVLDEMGALQTGEQVAEAVAQTVPVLASASPQIGFDLAANGATQVVQNRLGGFSGMSAGDPVFEDQFVWVKPFYARTDQDKWNGIDGYKANAYGLAIGADGKINPEWRMGAAVSYGTADVQSDSIITQQQLDVETWQATLYANGDLGKYFTLNLVGALGFNQNDSSRNIVFGGLGRTALAEYDSLHTLVDAELVKTYAINDNLTLGASLGLDYIYICVDDYTETGAGALNLKVQGVNADTLVASIGGRLEYSITQNQRLTGQISLGYDLLADGSSLVSTYTGGGPSFVVTGNSPDEKVYQGGLGYELTCFRGMELLARYRVESRKHFFNQTGSINFRFPF; encoded by the coding sequence ATGGCAGACACCACATCCGTGGATAATGCGTTTAGTCTGACCTTTGATGATAAAATTAAATCCGCTTCCGCAGGAAATTGGGATGGGTATTTTGTAGGAGGCACCACCACATTGAACGGGGATGAAAATGCCTTTCGTAATATCTTTATAGGGGCAAAGACCTTTGATGGCGCGGCTGTGCCGGACGGATCTGGCGGAACCGTTCTCCTGAATGGCGTGTCAGGGGCATCAGCCGACTTGAATATCACAGATACCGTTTCAACAAGCGGTAAGATCACCATTGGATCCGGAAGTACTTACACCCTTTCGGGCACCCATACCCACACGGGCACGGATATGACGGTCAACGGCCAGCTGAATCTGAACGACGGCACCTTTGTCAATAATGCTTCAGGCGGTACACAATCCATTGGCAGTTTTAATGTGGACAATGGTAAAACAGGGACCATCCAGGGAACCCAAAACCTTAGCCTGGGCAATTCTTTGATCAGGGGGAATCTGAATGTAAACAGCGAGATCACTTCCACAGGCACGTTTACCGTGGATGCCGAAGATACCTACACCCTTTCGGGCACCCATACCCACACGGGCACGGATATGATGATCAACGGCAGCCTGAACCTGAACGACGGCCGCCTGGTCAACACTGCCGCAGGCGGGGGCCAGACCATCAGCATCCTTGAGGTGGACGCGGGCAAGACCGGCACCTTGGGCGGCACACAGACAACAGGGGTAACCACGGCCAATATTGACGGTACTTTGGATTATACGGCCACGGCTGACACCACATTTTTCACCACTAACCTTGCCGGTACCTTGAATCAGAATTCAGCCAATGAACTGGCATTATCCACACTGAATATAGGTGATGGCGATACGGGAATCATCCGCGGTGCCGGCACCCTTGCTGCAACAAATGCAATACTGGGTAATAATTCAACCCTTGATAATGCCAATAACACATTCAGTATAGACACTTTGACAATCAATGCCGGGGACTCAGCCACCCTCGGGGGAACAGAGGCAATCGATTTAACCAGGGCAAACATTGACGGCACCTTGAATTTTACGGCCACGGCTGATACCGGATTTGCCACTGCCGACCTTGCCGGCACCCTAAATCAGAATTCCGCCGGCAGCCTGACCCTGACTACTTTGAATGTGGCCAATGGTGATGCAGCCAATATCAGCGGAGCCGGAACCGGAAATCTGAGCATTGAAACATCAAATATCAGCGGAGATTTAAATCTTTCCCACGACATTATTTCCACAGGCACCTTTACAGTGGATGCAGAAGATACCTATACCCTTTCGGGCACCCATACCCACACGGGCACCGATATGATGATCAACGGTAGCCTGAACCTGAGCGACGGCCGCCTGGTCAACACGGCCACAGGCGGAGCCCAGAGCATCAGCACCCTTGAAGTGGATACGGGTAAAACGGGCACCTTGGGCGGCACACAGACAACAGGAGTAACCACGGCTGATATTGACGGCACTTTGAATTTTACAGCCACGGCTGAAACCACATTTACCACCGCCAATCTTGCCGGCACCTTAAATCAGAATTCCGCCGCCAACCTGGGATTATCCATCCTGAATATAGGTGATGGAGAGACCGGTCTCATCGGCGGTACAGGCATCCTTGCTGCAACAAATGCAATATTGGGTAACAATTCAATCCTTAACAATGCCAATGCGGGGTTCAGTATAGAGACTCTGACAATCAATGCCGGGGACTCAGCCACCTTGGGCGGAACACAGGCAACAGACCTCGCCTTGGCAAACATTGACGGCTCTTTGAATTATACGGCCACGACTGACACCCGGTTTGCCAATATCCATCTTGCCGGCACCTTAAATCAGAATTCCGCCGCTAACCTGGGATTATCCACACTGAATATAGGTGATGGAGAGACCGGTCTCATCGGCGGTACAGGCATCCTTACTGCAACAAATGCAATATTGGGTAATAATTCAACCCTTAACAATGCCAATGCGGGGTTCAGTATAGAGACTCTGACAATCAATGCCGGGGACTCAGCCACCTTGGGCGGAACGCAGGCAACAGACCTTGCCTTTGCAAACATTGACGGCACTCTGAATTATACGGCCACGACTGACACCCGGTTTACCAATACCCATCTTGCCGGCACCTTAAATCAGAATTCCGCCGCCAACCTGACCCTGACAAGCCTGAATGTTGCAGCGGATAAAACAGCCATGATTTCAGGAGCAGGGGCAGGCGATTTGATTTTTACGGATGCTCAGGTCAACGGAACGCTTTGTATTGATCGTCCGGTTTTTGCCAATAACCCCTTTGTTGTGGGGAACACCGGCATCCTGAAACTTTTCCATACAATTACCCCAGGCAATAAAATTTCTAACTATGGCACCCTGGCAGTGGATGCCGGAGATACCGCCACCATTTTGGGAGATTACACCCAGGCAGGCAATGGAAAAATCCAAGTAGATGCTGTCAGTGCATCAAGTTACGGAAAAGTTAGGGTTACCGGCACAGCCGATTTGAGTGCCAACAATCTCATCAATGTCAATGTGACTGCCCATGATACTCTGGCGGTTAATGATGCTCTAAATGCAGTTTTGTCCGCCAACACCCTGGTGGTGGACCAGAATCGGTTTGAAGTTGAAGATAATAGTGCCATGTGGAAGTTTATTCCAACATTTGACAATGATATGATTGATCTGACCGTATTGCGGCAATTAACCTGTGCACAAGCGGTAAATGACAGCAGCCAAGTCTCCAATCCGGTGGCCGCAGGTGCCGCAGGGGTGCTGGATGATCTTGTTGTCAGCGGCACTGTCACCCCGGATATGCAGGCTGTTTTGGATGAAATGGGCGCCCTTCAAACCGGTGAACAAGTGGCCGAGGCCGTGGCCCAGACCGTTCCGGTTCTTGCTTCAGCCAGTCCGCAAATCGGATTTGACCTTGCGGCCAACGGTGCCACCCAGGTGGTCCAGAACCGGCTGGGTGGGTTTAGCGGCATGTCAGCAGGGGATCCTGTGTTTGAAGACCAATTTGTCTGGGTAAAGCCCTTTTATGCCAGGACAGACCAGGACAAGTGGAATGGTATAGACGGATATAAAGCCAATGCCTATGGTCTTGCCATTGGCGCAGACGGTAAAATTAATCCTGAATGGCGTATGGGAGCGGCTGTTTCCTATGGCACGGCAGATGTTCAGAGCGATTCTATCATTACCCAGCAGCAGTTGGATGTCGAAACCTGGCAGGCCACCTTGTATGCCAACGGTGATCTTGGAAAATATTTTACCCTTAACCTGGTCGGTGCTTTGGGATTCAACCAAAACGATTCGTCCAGAAATATTGTGTTCGGCGGACTAGGCAGAACCGCTCTTGCCGAGTATGACTCCCTTCACACCCTGGTGGATGCGGAATTGGTAAAGACCTATGCAATTAATGACAACCTGACCCTTGGGGCCTCACTGGGCCTGGATTACATATATATATGTGTTGACGATTATACTGAAACCGGAGCCGGTGCTCTGAATCTTAAGGTTCAGGGAGTTAATGCAGATACCCTGGTGGCTTCCATTGGGGGGAGACTTGAATATTCGATCACCCAAAACCAGAGACTGACTGGCCAGATCAGCCTGGGGTATGATTTGCTGGCGGACGGATCTTCTCTTGTATCTACCTATACCGGTGGGGGGCCCTCATTTGTGGTGACAGGAAACAGCCCGGATGAGAAGGTTTACCAGGGTGGACTGGGGTATGAACTGACCTGTTTTAGAGGGATGGAATTGCTTGCCCGGTACCGGGTTGAGTCCCGCAAGCATTTTTTTAATCAAACAGGCTCAATCAATTTTCGGTTCCCATTTTAA
- a CDS encoding ISAs1 family transposase, giving the protein MAETIINKGCDYVLALKENHKTLHDEAVLFFNKMEEMKNQGYQFNEQTSVDGGHGRVETRRAVITSDIDWFEDKKSWKGLKSIGMIESTREMDGQISHEKRYYISSLDSDPNIFGNAVRRHWGIENSVHWVLDIAFREDESRVRKGNSPENFAAIRHIALNLLRNNKTFKGSVKTKRLNAAMDIKYLEEVMFG; this is encoded by the coding sequence ATCGCTGAAACCATAATAAACAAAGGGTGTGACTATGTCCTTGCCCTGAAAGAAAATCATAAAACCTTGCATGATGAAGCGGTACTTTTTTTCAATAAAATGGAAGAAATGAAAAATCAGGGGTACCAGTTTAATGAACAGACCAGTGTTGACGGAGGGCACGGTCGAGTCGAAACGCGCAGGGCTGTGATAACCTCTGATATTGATTGGTTTGAAGATAAAAAAAGTTGGAAAGGTTTGAAAAGTATTGGAATGATTGAATCCACCCGGGAAATGGACGGCCAGATCAGTCATGAAAAGCGATATTATATATCGAGCCTGGATAGCGACCCCAATATTTTTGGTAATGCTGTTAGGAGGCATTGGGGAATTGAAAATTCAGTGCATTGGGTATTGGATATTGCGTTCCGTGAAGACGAAAGCAGAGTCAGAAAGGGGAACTCTCCTGAGAATTTTGCAGCGATTCGGCACATTGCATTAAATTTATTACGGAACAATAAGACATTTAAAGGGAGTGTAAAAACCAAAAGGTTGAATGCTGCTATGGATATCAAATATCTGGAGGAAGTTATGTTTGGATGA
- a CDS encoding IS256 family transposase produces MTEENTEFDFQKALKGIQEGKPFTGKGGVLTSLIKNLAEAALEGELESHLGQEVSANRRNGKSKKTIKSLDGKFELETPRDRAGTFSPQIVKKHQTTLSDEIERKIIALYGLGMSYNDMASHLQEIYGLEISNATLSTITDKIIHTVKEWQARPLENVYPIVWLDAIHYKVRENGKVGSKAVYTILGVNIEGRKEVLGLYISENEGANFWLQVLTDLSNRGVKDILIACVDGLKGFPEAIETIFPDTEVQLCVVHQIRNSLKYVGSKNKKEFMADLKRVYKAVNKDLAEEELDILENKWNDKYPIVIKSWRNNWERLSHFFKYPEEIRRIIYTTNTIEAVHRQFRKLTKTKGSFPNQDSLLKLLYMGIQNASKKWTMPIQNWSLTISQLAIFFEGRLDKELGI; encoded by the coding sequence ATGACCGAAGAAAACACCGAATTTGATTTTCAAAAAGCCCTTAAAGGCATCCAGGAAGGTAAACCCTTCACAGGTAAGGGCGGCGTCCTTACATCATTAATCAAAAATCTTGCTGAAGCTGCTCTTGAAGGAGAGTTGGAGTCCCATCTCGGGCAGGAAGTTTCTGCCAACCGCCGTAATGGAAAAAGCAAAAAGACCATTAAATCCCTGGATGGTAAATTTGAGCTGGAAACCCCGCGTGACAGGGCCGGAACCTTCTCTCCACAGATCGTCAAAAAACATCAGACAACGCTCAGCGATGAAATTGAAAGAAAGATAATAGCCCTTTACGGCCTGGGCATGAGTTATAATGATATGGCTTCCCATTTACAGGAAATCTATGGACTTGAGATTTCAAATGCCACTCTGAGCACCATTACCGATAAAATCATCCATACCGTCAAAGAATGGCAGGCCAGGCCGTTGGAAAATGTGTACCCAATCGTATGGCTTGATGCCATACATTATAAAGTACGAGAAAACGGAAAGGTCGGCAGCAAAGCCGTTTACACAATTCTTGGGGTGAATATCGAGGGCCGCAAAGAGGTTCTTGGGCTGTACATATCCGAGAATGAGGGTGCGAACTTCTGGCTGCAGGTGTTAACAGACCTTTCAAACCGAGGGGTAAAAGATATCCTGATTGCCTGTGTTGATGGTCTAAAAGGTTTTCCCGAGGCCATTGAGACCATATTCCCGGACACAGAAGTTCAACTCTGCGTAGTCCACCAGATCCGAAATTCATTGAAATACGTTGGTTCCAAAAATAAAAAGGAATTTATGGCAGATCTAAAACGTGTTTATAAAGCGGTCAATAAGGATCTGGCCGAAGAAGAACTGGATATCTTGGAAAATAAATGGAATGACAAATACCCGATTGTGATAAAATCCTGGCGGAACAACTGGGAACGCCTCAGTCATTTCTTTAAATATCCAGAAGAGATTCGACGGATAATATACACCACAAATACCATTGAGGCTGTGCATCGACAGTTTCGAAAACTGACCAAAACAAAGGGATCATTCCCGAACCAGGACAGCCTGTTAAAGCTGCTTTACATGGGGATCCAGAACGCCAGTAAGAAATGGACAATGCCGATTCAAAATTGGTCACTGACAATTTCCCAGTTGGCAATTTTCTTTGAAGGCCGGCTGGATAAAGAGCTGGGAATTTGA
- a CDS encoding class I SAM-dependent RNA methyltransferase, translating into MNIQKRSILQKGRGKTRKLAKLEYIYERESRYFAQVAESVKDLAVAELKTLGARDLEPVFRGVWFKADKAGFYRITYQARLVSRILAPLAVFPCEDKDALYKAVKKIRWEEFLTPKKTFAVVANVAESQINHSNFAGLRVKDAIADYFRDRTNRRPSVDANNPWIIINIHIHKDRATLSVDASGGPLHKRGYREASVSAPMQETVAAAIIRLSQWDGSKPLYDPMCGSGTLLCEALMHYSRIPAQVFREGFGFERLPDFDAQVWDQVRSDANKNIRPLPQGLIRGSDIAPSSVDAVKTNLMGLHFGGDIPILLSDFKDLDPIENSVIVTNPPYGIRMGKEGEMNQFYKDLGIFLKDGCRGCSAFVYFGDTKYIKKVPLAPSWKRPLKIGGLDGKLVKYDLY; encoded by the coding sequence TTGAATATCCAAAAGAGAAGCATCCTCCAAAAAGGGCGGGGTAAAACCCGGAAGCTTGCCAAGCTTGAATATATATATGAAAGAGAGTCCCGTTATTTTGCCCAGGTCGCTGAAAGTGTAAAAGATCTTGCCGTTGCCGAGTTAAAGACGCTTGGGGCAAGGGATCTGGAACCTGTCTTTCGGGGGGTCTGGTTTAAGGCGGACAAGGCAGGATTCTATAGGATTACCTATCAGGCAAGACTGGTTTCAAGAATTCTGGCGCCTTTGGCGGTTTTTCCGTGTGAAGACAAGGATGCGCTTTACAAGGCCGTTAAAAAGATCCGGTGGGAAGAGTTTTTAACCCCTAAAAAAACCTTCGCCGTTGTGGCCAATGTGGCTGAATCCCAGATCAACCATTCCAACTTTGCAGGGCTTCGTGTTAAGGATGCCATTGCCGATTATTTCAGGGACAGGACCAACCGAAGGCCTTCTGTGGATGCCAATAATCCCTGGATCATCATCAATATTCATATTCACAAGGACCGGGCCACCCTGTCTGTGGATGCCTCGGGCGGTCCCCTGCACAAGCGGGGATACAGGGAAGCCTCCGTGTCTGCGCCCATGCAGGAAACCGTGGCTGCCGCCATTATCCGTTTGAGCCAATGGGACGGATCAAAACCCCTGTATGATCCCATGTGCGGATCCGGCACCCTGCTTTGCGAGGCCCTGATGCATTACAGCCGGATTCCGGCCCAGGTGTTCCGGGAAGGGTTCGGGTTTGAGCGGCTTCCGGATTTTGATGCCCAGGTCTGGGACCAGGTCCGGTCAGATGCAAACAAGAATATCAGACCCCTGCCCCAGGGCCTGATCCGGGGAAGTGATATTGCCCCGTCCTCTGTTGATGCGGTGAAAACCAATCTCATGGGGCTGCATTTCGGGGGGGATATCCCCATTCTTCTTTCTGATTTCAAAGATCTTGACCCCATTGAGAATTCTGTGATCGTCACCAACCCCCCCTATGGGATCCGCATGGGCAAAGAAGGGGAGATGAACCAGTTTTACAAGGATTTGGGGATCTTTTTAAAGGACGGCTGCAGAGGATGTTCCGCCTTTGTTTATTTCGGGGATACCAAATACATTAAGAAGGTGCCCCTGGCTCCGTCCTGGAAGCGGCCGTTGAAAATTGGCGGACTTGACGGCAAATTGGTGAAGTACGACTTGTATTGA
- a CDS encoding glutamyl-tRNA amidotransferase yields MNSVNIDSSDPFVSTQTILPYSDGILKGMSFAVKDNIDIKNQPTGYGSPGWVETHDTPVVNAICIEQLLCEGGIFKGKTKSDELAYSLMGVNSFYGTPINSKAPDRIPGGSSSGSASAVAGGRVDFAMGTDTGGSIRVPASNCGVWGYRPSHGIISVAGVLPLAPSFDTVGIISQNGQILEKVMQVLLAQDMSRHRDVPTICFIDDIFKISDQTIEQASRTIQNKIICNFKTQTLTLAEITAFNSDFNALFLQLGFLLSTEIWNTFGSWVKTKRPKLSAAVEFSLCDYAESASRNDIQNMLSAQKKFQNNLNKFLCAGNVLCFPTTVDLSPRLDQITPDFLDGDYVPKAMGVNAVSSLSCTPQITIPIPEAKGIPVGLSFVAGYGQDMMLADLCNTIYDQCLGDV; encoded by the coding sequence ATGAACTCAGTGAATATTGATAGTTCAGATCCGTTTGTTTCCACCCAGACAATTTTACCCTATTCAGACGGGATATTAAAGGGGATGTCATTTGCTGTAAAAGACAATATTGATATTAAAAATCAGCCCACAGGTTACGGCAGTCCCGGTTGGGTTGAGACCCATGATACTCCTGTTGTAAATGCGATTTGCATAGAACAGCTTTTATGCGAAGGGGGCATATTTAAGGGAAAAACAAAATCAGATGAGCTGGCTTACAGCTTAATGGGTGTAAACTCATTTTATGGTACCCCCATAAATTCCAAAGCGCCGGACAGGATCCCGGGCGGGTCATCCAGCGGATCCGCATCGGCTGTTGCCGGCGGGCGGGTTGATTTTGCCATGGGCACGGATACCGGAGGGTCCATAAGGGTTCCTGCAAGCAATTGCGGTGTCTGGGGGTATAGACCCTCGCACGGGATTATTTCGGTTGCAGGGGTATTACCCTTAGCCCCCTCTTTTGACACGGTTGGCATTATTTCACAAAACGGGCAAATCCTGGAAAAGGTCATGCAGGTTCTGCTTGCACAAGACATGTCAAGACATAGGGATGTTCCCACAATATGTTTTATTGATGATATATTCAAAATATCTGATCAAACAATTGAGCAGGCCTCAAGGACAATTCAAAATAAAATCATCTGTAATTTTAAGACTCAAACATTAACCCTCGCTGAAATTACAGCTTTTAATTCAGATTTTAATGCCCTTTTTTTACAACTCGGCTTTTTACTCTCAACAGAGATCTGGAATACCTTTGGCTCCTGGGTAAAAACAAAGCGACCCAAATTAAGCGCAGCCGTTGAATTCAGCCTTTGTGATTATGCTGAATCTGCAAGCAGAAACGATATTCAAAACATGCTGTCTGCCCAAAAAAAATTTCAGAATAACCTGAATAAATTTCTTTGTGCCGGTAATGTATTATGCTTTCCCACAACCGTCGACCTATCGCCTCGTTTAGACCAAATTACCCCTGATTTTCTTGACGGGGATTATGTCCCGAAAGCGATGGGTGTTAATGCGGTTTCATCTTTATCTTGTACCCCACAGATCACAATACCCATACCGGAAGCGAAAGGTATTCCTGTGGGGCTTTCATTTGTTGCAGGTTACGGCCAGGACATGATGTTGGCAGATCTTTGCAATACCATTTATGATCAATGCCTTGGTGATGTTTAA
- a CDS encoding MFS transporter, translated as MKYILSDKNLTILFISTFLFFTNEALFLPTLPLHLAQSGYTNLRIGAVLGAFAFGVLLARPLSGFITDNYGRKISLFAGAFFFFAAPLLYLVSTNFIYLINIRIFHGLGIAFYTTAFPAYVTDRADPEKRRAFKILCQLNES; from the coding sequence ATGAAATATATTTTAAGTGATAAAAATCTGACCATTTTATTTATTTCTACCTTTCTGTTCTTTACGAACGAGGCTCTGTTTTTGCCCACCCTGCCGCTTCATCTGGCCCAATCCGGGTACACCAACCTTCGGATAGGGGCCGTTCTTGGGGCATTTGCCTTTGGCGTGTTGCTGGCAAGACCGCTGTCAGGGTTTATAACGGACAATTACGGCAGAAAAATATCCCTTTTTGCGGGAGCCTTTTTCTTTTTTGCGGCCCCCCTGTTGTATCTTGTGTCCACCAACTTCATTTATCTTATCAACATTCGGATTTTTCACGGTCTGGGAATCGCTTTTTATACAACAGCCTTTCCGGCATATGTTACGGATAGGGCGGATCCTGAAAAAAGGAGGGCGTTCAAAATTCTGTGTCAGTTGAATGAAAGCTGA
- a CDS encoding ISAs1 family transposase translates to MNEKKSLETFFDNIQDPRHHNKLHNLIDVVIIAICAVVAGADTYEQIENFGKKRKRWLSKFLSLPHGIPSHDTFGRIFERMNPNEFQSSFMHWVQSVAKMTKGQVIAIDGKTLRRSHDTSNDKKAIHMISAWASSNKVVLGQLKTEEKSNEITAIPNLLKLLDISGCIITIDAMGTQKKIAETIINKGCDYVLALKENHKTLHDEAVLFFNKMEEMKNQGYQFNEQTSVDGGHGRVETRRAVITSDIDWFEDKKSWKGLKNIGMIESTREMDGQISHEKRYYISSLDSDPNIFGNAVRRHWGIENSVHWVLDIAFREDESRVRKGNSPEGNVQNSVSRFRFPDLPQRQRK, encoded by the coding sequence ATGAACGAAAAAAAATCTCTTGAAACTTTTTTTGACAATATTCAGGACCCCAGACACCACAATAAGCTTCATAATTTAATTGATGTCGTCATCATCGCAATTTGTGCGGTAGTTGCTGGCGCAGACACTTATGAGCAAATTGAAAACTTTGGCAAAAAGAGAAAAAGGTGGTTGTCAAAATTTCTAAGCCTTCCCCATGGGATACCCTCCCATGACACCTTTGGCAGAATTTTTGAAAGGATGAACCCGAATGAATTTCAGAGCAGTTTTATGCACTGGGTTCAGTCGGTTGCAAAGATGACCAAAGGTCAAGTCATTGCAATCGACGGCAAAACTCTAAGGCGTTCACACGATACCTCCAATGATAAGAAAGCCATTCATATGATCAGTGCGTGGGCTTCGTCTAATAAAGTGGTTTTAGGGCAATTAAAAACCGAAGAAAAATCAAATGAAATTACGGCCATTCCAAATCTTTTAAAACTTTTAGATATCTCGGGCTGCATTATAACCATTGATGCCATGGGCACTCAAAAGAAAATCGCTGAAACCATAATAAACAAAGGGTGTGACTATGTCCTTGCCCTGAAAGAAAATCATAAAACCTTGCATGATGAAGCGGTACTTTTTTTCAATAAAATGGAAGAAATGAAAAATCAGGGGTACCAGTTTAATGAACAGACCAGTGTTGACGGAGGGCACGGTCGAGTCGAAACGCGCAGGGCTGTGATAACCTCTGATATTGATTGGTTTGAAGATAAAAAAAGTTGGAAAGGTTTGAAAAATATTGGAATGATTGAATCCACCCGGGAAATGGACGGCCAGATCAGTCATGAAAAGCGATATTATATATCGAGCCTGGATAGCGACCCCAATATTTTTGGTAATGCTGTCAGGAGGCATTGGGGAATTGAAAATTCAGTGCATTGGGTATTGGATATTGCGTTCCGTGAAGACGAAAGCAGAGTCAGAAAGGGGAACTCTCCTGAGGGGAATGTTCAGAATTCTGTGTCACGGTTTCGGTTCCCGGATCTGCCTCAGCGCCAGCGGAAGTAA